Proteins encoded by one window of Vitis riparia cultivar Riparia Gloire de Montpellier isolate 1030 chromosome 11, EGFV_Vit.rip_1.0, whole genome shotgun sequence:
- the LOC117925199 gene encoding probable ADP-ribosylation factor GTPase-activating protein AGD14 isoform X1, translating into MANRMKEDEKNERIIRGLLKLPENRRCINCNSLGPQYVCTNFWTFVCTTCSGIHREFTHRVKSVSMAKFTSQEVSSLQRGGNERVKEFYFKEWDPQRHSFPDSSNIERLRDFIKHVYVDRRYSGERSFDKPPRVKMGDKEEPYENRKMDNYQGGSRSPPYEDSYDRRYSDQRSPGGRSDDKNFRYGYDGRRSPGSDLENRQHGDYRRSPVRPEIVNDWRREDRFGNGRKSDRETNREGRSPDHQKDLDASSPPMVRPVREILGDNVSPLRVIEPPKANGGRVGDGFARTQRTASSSSLGSSNGNPGELKRENSGILIDFDADPEPPVAATVPQTQQPPFQTIAQPISSSNDNWASFDFATEAKVSEAPSNVNALETVLSQLSVPASVPGHGSGVPNSGGAPTAVPVGNVSVLPMSGDSLFPPVRPIPTSPFLGGAPAPAPAPAPVNTFAAFPPAAAAAAAPGLTPMLHGHDGNSFVKVTGAGQWPSMQYQQHSLFPDTGSQSIAQQFAPSVGGTSTNQQWNSPLLPNTQGPFSAPAAQAPQTVSKPQVVASSLSSPPLPVEVKPAGRKELPLDLFTATYQPISMQVPGWQTGPPHGMGFHLQYNTAAPLPSTFSHSSKSTNPFDLNNEPPPAQAPTFPSMASLQGSLPNMPPSMGLLHSSSAGTQSTWTPPQSSLYPLAMPPQAPPYVSGMPPQVPPYASGMPPQVPPYASGMPPRAYMGQQVPGAIPPSSHQVVGSFGSEDAAFSSLNPNHLIGGRSSAPAALDKLSSVGGNPFG; encoded by the exons ATGGCGAATAGAATGaaggaagatgaaaaaaatgagagaattaTTCGGGGTCTTTTGAAACTTCCTGAGAATCGCAGATGTATTAACTGCAACAGTCTG GGACCGCAATACGTGTGCACAAATTTCTGGACATTTGTTTGCACAACTTGTAGTGGGATACA TCGAGAGTTCACACATCGAGTGAAGTCAGTATCAATGGCAAAATTTACTTCTCAAGAAGTCAGCTCTCTTCAACGAGGGGGAAATGAG CGTGTGAAGGAATTCTATTTTAAGGAATGGGATCCGCAGCGTCATTCTTTCCCTGATAGCAG TAATATTGAGAGACTTCGGGACTTCATCAAGCATGTTTATGTGGATAGAAGATATAGTGGTGAGAGAAGCTTTGACAAACCACCAAGGGTGAAGATG GGTGACAAGGAGGAACCTTATGAAAACAGAAAGATGGACAACTATCAGGGTGGATCACGAAGCCCACCATATGAAGATTCATATGATCGTCGTTACAGTGATCAGCGTAGTCCTGGTGGAAGAAGTGATGACAAAAATTTTAGATATGGCTATGATGGAAGAAGAAGTCCAGGAAGTGATTTAGAAAATAGGCAGCACGGTGATTATAGGAGAAGTCCTGTTCGTCCTGAGATAGTTAATGATTGGCGTCGTGAGGATAGATTTGGGAATGGAAGGAAATCTGATAGAGAAACTAATCGGGAAGGCAGGTCACCTGACCATCAGAAGGATCTGGATGCATCCAGTCCTCCAATGGTACGCCCTGTTAGAGAGATTTTAGGGGATAATGTATCACCCTTACGGGTTATTGAACCTCCAAAGGCCAATGGTGGCAGGGTCGGTGATGGTTTTGCACGTACGCAG AGAACCGCTTCATCCAGTAGCTTGGGATCCTCTAATGGAAATCCAGGGGAACTAAAAAGGGAGAATTCAGGAatcttaattgattttgatgctGATCCTGAACCTCCTGTTGCTGCAACAGTGCCACAAACACAACAACCACCGTTTCAAACCATCGCACAACCGATAAGTTCATCCAATGATAACTGGGCCTCTTTTGATTTTGCCACAGAAGCAAAAGTATCCGAAGCTCCTTCAAATGTGAATGCCCTGGAAACAGTACTTTCACAATTGTCAGTTCCAGCATCTGTTCCTGGGCACGGATCAGGAGTACCCAATAGTGGTGGTGCTCCAACAGCTGTACCAGTGGGCAATGTGTCAGTGTTGCCAATGAGTGGTGATTCCCTATTTCCACCAGTACGGCCCATCCCTACGTCACCGTTTCTTGGTGGTGCTCCTGCTCCTGCTCCTGCTCCTGCACCAGTCAATACTTTTGCTGCATTTCCTCcagctgctgctgctgcagcTGCTCCTGGATTGACACCAATGTTACATGGGCATGATGGTAATTCCTTTGTCAAAGTTACTGGTGCAGGACAATGGCCAAGCATGCAGTATCAACAACATTCTTTATTCCCTGATACTGGAAGTCAGTCTATCGCTCAACAATTTGCTCCATCAGTTGGTGGAACTTCAACCAATCAG CAGTGGAATTCACCACTTTTGCCAAATACACAAGGGCCTTTTAGTGCTCCTGCAGCACAAGCACCTCAAACTGTCTCAAAACCTCAGGTGGTTGCTTCTAGTCTTTCATCACCACCTCTCCCTGTGGAAGTAAAACCAGCTGGAAGAAAAGAATTGCCATTG GATCTTTTCACTGCAACCTATCAACCCATCTCTATGCAAGTTCCAGGTTGGCAAACTGGTCCACCCCATGGCATGGGGTTCCACCTGCAATATAATACTGCAGCG CCATTGCCATCAACATTCTCGCAttcatcaaaatcaacaaaCCCATTTGATCTCAACAATGAACCACCTCCGGCTCAAGCTCCAACA TTTCCTTCCATGGCATCCTTGCAAGGGAGTCTACCAAATATGCCCCCTTCTATGGGCTTGCTGCATTCTTCCAGTGCTGGTACTCAATCAACATGGACACCACCCCAGTCATCATTATATCCATTGGCAATGCCTCCACAAGCACCGCCTTATGTGTCGGGAATGCCTCCACAAGTACCGCCTTATGCGTCGGGAATGCCTCCACAAGTACCGCCTTATGCGTCGGGAATGCCTCCAA GAGCATACATGGGGCAACAAGTACCTGGTGCCATTCCACCTTCCAG TCATCAAGTAGTGGGAAGCTTTGGCAGTGAGGATGCTGCTTTTAGCTCTTTGAATCCAAATCATCTAATTGGTGGAAGATCCTCTGCACCTGCGGCCTTAGATAAGCTTTCTTCTGTTGGAGGAAATCCATTTGGATAA
- the LOC117925199 gene encoding probable ADP-ribosylation factor GTPase-activating protein AGD14 isoform X2, whose protein sequence is MANRMKEDEKNERIIRGLLKLPENRRCINCNSLGPQYVCTNFWTFVCTTCSGIHREFTHRVKSVSMAKFTSQEVSSLQRGGNERVKEFYFKEWDPQRHSFPDSSNIERLRDFIKHVYVDRRYSGERSFDKPPRVKMGDKEEPYENRKMDNYQGGSRSPPYEDSYDRRYSDQRSPGGRSDDKNFRYGYDGRRSPGSDLENRQHGDYRRSPVRPEIVNDWRREDRFGNGRKSDRETNREGRSPDHQKDLDASSPPMVRPVREILGDNVSPLRVIEPPKANGGRVGDGFARTQRTASSSSLGSSNGNPGELKRENSGILIDFDADPEPPVAATVPQTQQPPFQTIAQPISSSNDNWASFDFATEAKVSEAPSNVNALETVLSQLSVPASVPGHGSGVPNSGGAPTAVPVGNVSVLPMSGDSLFPPVRPIPTSPFLGGAPAPAPAPAPVNTFAAFPPAAAAAAAPGLTPMLHGHDGNSFVKVTGAGQWPSMQYQQHSLFPDTGSQSIAQQFAPSVGGTSTNQWNSPLLPNTQGPFSAPAAQAPQTVSKPQVVASSLSSPPLPVEVKPAGRKELPLDLFTATYQPISMQVPGWQTGPPHGMGFHLQYNTAAPLPSTFSHSSKSTNPFDLNNEPPPAQAPTFPSMASLQGSLPNMPPSMGLLHSSSAGTQSTWTPPQSSLYPLAMPPQAPPYVSGMPPQVPPYASGMPPQVPPYASGMPPRAYMGQQVPGAIPPSSHQVVGSFGSEDAAFSSLNPNHLIGGRSSAPAALDKLSSVGGNPFG, encoded by the exons ATGGCGAATAGAATGaaggaagatgaaaaaaatgagagaattaTTCGGGGTCTTTTGAAACTTCCTGAGAATCGCAGATGTATTAACTGCAACAGTCTG GGACCGCAATACGTGTGCACAAATTTCTGGACATTTGTTTGCACAACTTGTAGTGGGATACA TCGAGAGTTCACACATCGAGTGAAGTCAGTATCAATGGCAAAATTTACTTCTCAAGAAGTCAGCTCTCTTCAACGAGGGGGAAATGAG CGTGTGAAGGAATTCTATTTTAAGGAATGGGATCCGCAGCGTCATTCTTTCCCTGATAGCAG TAATATTGAGAGACTTCGGGACTTCATCAAGCATGTTTATGTGGATAGAAGATATAGTGGTGAGAGAAGCTTTGACAAACCACCAAGGGTGAAGATG GGTGACAAGGAGGAACCTTATGAAAACAGAAAGATGGACAACTATCAGGGTGGATCACGAAGCCCACCATATGAAGATTCATATGATCGTCGTTACAGTGATCAGCGTAGTCCTGGTGGAAGAAGTGATGACAAAAATTTTAGATATGGCTATGATGGAAGAAGAAGTCCAGGAAGTGATTTAGAAAATAGGCAGCACGGTGATTATAGGAGAAGTCCTGTTCGTCCTGAGATAGTTAATGATTGGCGTCGTGAGGATAGATTTGGGAATGGAAGGAAATCTGATAGAGAAACTAATCGGGAAGGCAGGTCACCTGACCATCAGAAGGATCTGGATGCATCCAGTCCTCCAATGGTACGCCCTGTTAGAGAGATTTTAGGGGATAATGTATCACCCTTACGGGTTATTGAACCTCCAAAGGCCAATGGTGGCAGGGTCGGTGATGGTTTTGCACGTACGCAG AGAACCGCTTCATCCAGTAGCTTGGGATCCTCTAATGGAAATCCAGGGGAACTAAAAAGGGAGAATTCAGGAatcttaattgattttgatgctGATCCTGAACCTCCTGTTGCTGCAACAGTGCCACAAACACAACAACCACCGTTTCAAACCATCGCACAACCGATAAGTTCATCCAATGATAACTGGGCCTCTTTTGATTTTGCCACAGAAGCAAAAGTATCCGAAGCTCCTTCAAATGTGAATGCCCTGGAAACAGTACTTTCACAATTGTCAGTTCCAGCATCTGTTCCTGGGCACGGATCAGGAGTACCCAATAGTGGTGGTGCTCCAACAGCTGTACCAGTGGGCAATGTGTCAGTGTTGCCAATGAGTGGTGATTCCCTATTTCCACCAGTACGGCCCATCCCTACGTCACCGTTTCTTGGTGGTGCTCCTGCTCCTGCTCCTGCTCCTGCACCAGTCAATACTTTTGCTGCATTTCCTCcagctgctgctgctgcagcTGCTCCTGGATTGACACCAATGTTACATGGGCATGATGGTAATTCCTTTGTCAAAGTTACTGGTGCAGGACAATGGCCAAGCATGCAGTATCAACAACATTCTTTATTCCCTGATACTGGAAGTCAGTCTATCGCTCAACAATTTGCTCCATCAGTTGGTGGAACTTCAACCAATCAG TGGAATTCACCACTTTTGCCAAATACACAAGGGCCTTTTAGTGCTCCTGCAGCACAAGCACCTCAAACTGTCTCAAAACCTCAGGTGGTTGCTTCTAGTCTTTCATCACCACCTCTCCCTGTGGAAGTAAAACCAGCTGGAAGAAAAGAATTGCCATTG GATCTTTTCACTGCAACCTATCAACCCATCTCTATGCAAGTTCCAGGTTGGCAAACTGGTCCACCCCATGGCATGGGGTTCCACCTGCAATATAATACTGCAGCG CCATTGCCATCAACATTCTCGCAttcatcaaaatcaacaaaCCCATTTGATCTCAACAATGAACCACCTCCGGCTCAAGCTCCAACA TTTCCTTCCATGGCATCCTTGCAAGGGAGTCTACCAAATATGCCCCCTTCTATGGGCTTGCTGCATTCTTCCAGTGCTGGTACTCAATCAACATGGACACCACCCCAGTCATCATTATATCCATTGGCAATGCCTCCACAAGCACCGCCTTATGTGTCGGGAATGCCTCCACAAGTACCGCCTTATGCGTCGGGAATGCCTCCACAAGTACCGCCTTATGCGTCGGGAATGCCTCCAA GAGCATACATGGGGCAACAAGTACCTGGTGCCATTCCACCTTCCAG TCATCAAGTAGTGGGAAGCTTTGGCAGTGAGGATGCTGCTTTTAGCTCTTTGAATCCAAATCATCTAATTGGTGGAAGATCCTCTGCACCTGCGGCCTTAGATAAGCTTTCTTCTGTTGGAGGAAATCCATTTGGATAA
- the LOC117924648 gene encoding probable serine incorporator isoform X1 translates to MESGASSGNGRHPEVMEESWFSQFRNSPNPWMARYVYGLMFLITNLLAWAVRDYGRGALTEMERLQGCKGVRDCLGAEGVLRVSLGCFTFYFIMFLSTAGTSKLHKPRELWHSGWWSAKIILWVALMMLPFLVPSAFIQLYGEIAHFGAGVFLLIQLISIISFIKWLNDCCHSGKYADRCHIHVMLLATTAYVICIMGIILMYIWYVPEPSCLLNIFFITWTLVLLQLMTSVSLHPKVDEGFLTPGLMGLYVVFLCWCAIRSEPPEDRCNQKAESATKADWLTIISFIVALIAMVIATFSTGIDSKCFQFRKDDTQAEDDVPYGYGFFHFVFATGAMYFSMLLIGWNTHHSIRKWTIDVGWTSTWVRIVNEWLAACVYLWMLVAPIIWKSRQTGEST, encoded by the exons ATGGAGAGTGGTGCAAGCAGTGGCAATGGGCGACATCCTGAAGTCATGGAGGAATCCTGGTTTAGCCAATTCCGGAACAGTCCAAACCCTTGGATGGCTAGATATGTATATGGTTTGATGTTCCTCATTACTAATCTACTAGCATGGGCCGTTCGGGATTATGGCCGTGGTGCCCTGACAGAGATGGAGA GACTACAAGGGTGCAAGGGTGTGCGAGATTGTTTGGGAGCAGAAGGAGTTCTGCGCGTTAGCCTGGGATGTTTT ACTTTCTATTTCATAATGTTTCTTTCAACAGCTGGTACATCCAAGTTGCACAAGCCTAGAGAATTGTGGCATTCTGGTTGGTGGTCTGCAAAGATTATCTTGTGGGTTGCCTTAATGATGCTCCCCTTCTTGGTTCCTTCTGCTTTTATTCAGCTCTATG GGGAGATTGCACATTTCGGTGCCGG GGTCTTTCTCTTAATTCAGCTAATAAGCATAATCAGCTTCATTAAATGGCTGAATGATTGTTGTCACTCTGGCAAATATGCAGACAGATG CCATATCCATGTGATGTTACTTGCAACTACTGCATATGTCATATGCATAATGGGGATCATCTTGATGTACATTTGGTATGTACCAGAGCCGTCTTGCCTCCTTAACATTTTCTTCATCACCTGGACACTAGTGCTCCTCCAGCTCATGACTAGTGTCTCTCTCCACCCAAAG GTAGATGAAGGTTTCTTGACTCCAGGGCTTATGGGCCTGTATGTTGTGTTCCTCTGCTGGTGTGCTATTAGAAG TGAACCACCAGAGGACAGATGCAACCAGAAGGCAGAATCAGCGACCAAAGCAGATTGGCTTACCATCATA AGCTTTATTGTTGCGCTGATTGCCATGGTCATTGCAACATTTTCAACAGGCATTGATTCCAAATGCTTTCAG TTCAGGAAGGATGACACACAAGCTGAAGATGATGTTCCCTATGGTTATGGCTTCTTCCACTTTGTTTTTGCCACAGGAGCCATGTATTTTTCAATGCTATTGATTGGTTGGAATACTCATCATTCCATAAGAAA GTGGACAATTGACGTTGGCTGGACGAGTACTTGGGTTAGAATAGTGAACGAATGGCTGGCAGCCTGTGTATACC TATGGATGCTTGTGGCTCCGATCATATGGAAAAGCAGACAAACAGGCGAATCTACATGA
- the LOC117924648 gene encoding probable serine incorporator isoform X2, whose translation MESGASSGNGRHPEVMEESWFSQFRNSPNPWMARYVYGLMFLITNLLAWAVRDYGRGALTEMERLQGCKGVRDCLGAEGVLRVSLGCFTFYFIMFLSTAGTSKLHKPRELWHSGWWSAKIILWVALMMLPFLVPSAFIQLYGEIAHFGAGVFLLIQLISIISFIKWLNDCCHSGKYADRCHIHVMLLATTAYVICIMGIILMYIWYVPEPSCLLNIFFITWTLVLLQLMTSVSLHPKVDEGFLTPGLMGLYVVFLCWCAIRSEPPEDRCNQKAESATKADWLTIISFIVALIAMVIATFSTGIDSKCFQFRKDDTQAEDDVPYGYGFFHFVFATGAMYFSMLLIGWNTHHSIRK comes from the exons ATGGAGAGTGGTGCAAGCAGTGGCAATGGGCGACATCCTGAAGTCATGGAGGAATCCTGGTTTAGCCAATTCCGGAACAGTCCAAACCCTTGGATGGCTAGATATGTATATGGTTTGATGTTCCTCATTACTAATCTACTAGCATGGGCCGTTCGGGATTATGGCCGTGGTGCCCTGACAGAGATGGAGA GACTACAAGGGTGCAAGGGTGTGCGAGATTGTTTGGGAGCAGAAGGAGTTCTGCGCGTTAGCCTGGGATGTTTT ACTTTCTATTTCATAATGTTTCTTTCAACAGCTGGTACATCCAAGTTGCACAAGCCTAGAGAATTGTGGCATTCTGGTTGGTGGTCTGCAAAGATTATCTTGTGGGTTGCCTTAATGATGCTCCCCTTCTTGGTTCCTTCTGCTTTTATTCAGCTCTATG GGGAGATTGCACATTTCGGTGCCGG GGTCTTTCTCTTAATTCAGCTAATAAGCATAATCAGCTTCATTAAATGGCTGAATGATTGTTGTCACTCTGGCAAATATGCAGACAGATG CCATATCCATGTGATGTTACTTGCAACTACTGCATATGTCATATGCATAATGGGGATCATCTTGATGTACATTTGGTATGTACCAGAGCCGTCTTGCCTCCTTAACATTTTCTTCATCACCTGGACACTAGTGCTCCTCCAGCTCATGACTAGTGTCTCTCTCCACCCAAAG GTAGATGAAGGTTTCTTGACTCCAGGGCTTATGGGCCTGTATGTTGTGTTCCTCTGCTGGTGTGCTATTAGAAG TGAACCACCAGAGGACAGATGCAACCAGAAGGCAGAATCAGCGACCAAAGCAGATTGGCTTACCATCATA AGCTTTATTGTTGCGCTGATTGCCATGGTCATTGCAACATTTTCAACAGGCATTGATTCCAAATGCTTTCAG TTCAGGAAGGATGACACACAAGCTGAAGATGATGTTCCCTATGGTTATGGCTTCTTCCACTTTGTTTTTGCCACAGGAGCCATGTATTTTTCAATGCTATTGATTGGTTGGAATACTCATCATTCCATAAGAAAGTAA
- the LOC117924648 gene encoding serine incorporator 3 isoform X3: MESGASSGNGRHPEVMEESWFSQFRNSPNPWMARYVYGLMFLITNLLAWAVRDYGRGALTEMERLQGCKGVRDCLGAEGVLRVSLGCFTFYFIMFLSTAGTSKLHKPRELWHSGWWSAKIILWVALMMLPFLVPSAFIQLYGEIAHFGAGVFLLIQLISIISFIKWLNDCCHSGKYADRCHIHVMLLATTAYVICIMGIILMYIWYVPEPSCLLNIFFITWTLVLLQLMTSVSLHPKVDEGFLTPGLMGLYVVFLCWCAIRSEPPEDRCNQKAESATKADWLTIISFIVALIAMVIATFSTGIDSKCFQEG; this comes from the exons ATGGAGAGTGGTGCAAGCAGTGGCAATGGGCGACATCCTGAAGTCATGGAGGAATCCTGGTTTAGCCAATTCCGGAACAGTCCAAACCCTTGGATGGCTAGATATGTATATGGTTTGATGTTCCTCATTACTAATCTACTAGCATGGGCCGTTCGGGATTATGGCCGTGGTGCCCTGACAGAGATGGAGA GACTACAAGGGTGCAAGGGTGTGCGAGATTGTTTGGGAGCAGAAGGAGTTCTGCGCGTTAGCCTGGGATGTTTT ACTTTCTATTTCATAATGTTTCTTTCAACAGCTGGTACATCCAAGTTGCACAAGCCTAGAGAATTGTGGCATTCTGGTTGGTGGTCTGCAAAGATTATCTTGTGGGTTGCCTTAATGATGCTCCCCTTCTTGGTTCCTTCTGCTTTTATTCAGCTCTATG GGGAGATTGCACATTTCGGTGCCGG GGTCTTTCTCTTAATTCAGCTAATAAGCATAATCAGCTTCATTAAATGGCTGAATGATTGTTGTCACTCTGGCAAATATGCAGACAGATG CCATATCCATGTGATGTTACTTGCAACTACTGCATATGTCATATGCATAATGGGGATCATCTTGATGTACATTTGGTATGTACCAGAGCCGTCTTGCCTCCTTAACATTTTCTTCATCACCTGGACACTAGTGCTCCTCCAGCTCATGACTAGTGTCTCTCTCCACCCAAAG GTAGATGAAGGTTTCTTGACTCCAGGGCTTATGGGCCTGTATGTTGTGTTCCTCTGCTGGTGTGCTATTAGAAG TGAACCACCAGAGGACAGATGCAACCAGAAGGCAGAATCAGCGACCAAAGCAGATTGGCTTACCATCATA AGCTTTATTGTTGCGCTGATTGCCATGGTCATTGCAACATTTTCAACAGGCATTGATTCCAAATGCTTTCAG GAAGGATGA